GTCTATTCTTGCTGCGAGAGATCGAGATCCTTACATCTCAACAGCCCTTTGATGGGCTAAGCGCAAGGTTCTTCGGGTTGCATAAAGATGCCGATGGATCTGTAAGCGTATCTCAAGGTGACTCAATAGATGAGATCGGAGATATCACCTCGCTTGACGAAGAACTTGCCCAGTCCGATAGATTTATCGAAGCATGACCTCGCCATGACTGTGCATCATGTAGATGGGTTAGTATTCGACTTCCCTTCGCCTTGGCTAGCAAGCAAGTAGGGCCTCCTGAGAAAAGCCACATCCACTGCAGCGCAATGGATGTGAGCAGTTTTCTCGGCTAAAATGTACGAGATTGGGCTCGTTTGCGCCCAAAAGCCGCCCAGAGTTTTCCACATGTACCGACGTGAGCATCGTGATCAGCTCTCGTTCGAGGACTTCTTCCTGCCGTTTGGAGGAAAGCTCTCTGGTGACAATCGCTGGATCAAGCTGGCTGAGCTGATCCCATGGGATGAGCTGGAAGGTGACTATGCAGCTCAGTTCTGCAAGGGCTTTGGCGCCCCGGCAAAGCCATTTCGCATGGCACTGGGCGCCCTGATCATCAAGGCCCGCATGGGGCTGACTGATGAAGAACTGGTTGAGCAAATCAAAGAGAACCCCTATCTCCAGTTCTTCATCGGCCTGGAGGCATTTCAGTACTCGGCTCCGTTTGACCCATCAATGATGGTGTACTTCCGGAAGCGGCTGCCAGATTCGGTCGTGAATGACTGCAATGAACGAATCGTGCGTCACGGTCTGAACGTGATCCGTTCGTCTGCAGTTGATGAGCACGACAGCAGCGATGGAGGCGGAGCCGGGAGCGCAGCTGATCAGAAGATTGAATCCAAAACGCCACGGCCAAATCAGGGGTCACTGCTGATTGATGCGACATGCGTTCCGGCAGATATTCGGCATCCAACGGATCTCTCGCTGCTCAATGAAGGCCGAGAGCTCACCGAGACTCTGATCGATGCCATGTATTCGCAGGTCAGAGAGTCCTTTGGTCACAAACCACGAACGCATCGGAAGCAGGCCAGGCAGCAGTTCCTCGCCGTGGCCAAGAAAAAACGCCCTCGGTTTCTCAAGATCCGCAAAGCGATCAAGCAACAGCTTGGGCATCTCAAGCGCAACCTTGCCAACATTGACGCCCTGACAGCCTGTGGCGCAAGCCTTCTGGCGGCTGGGCGGCATGCCTATCAGAAGCTGTTGGTTGTCAGTGAGCTGGTCCGCCAGCAGAACATTCTCTATCGCTCAGACACCAGAAGTATTCCCGCTCGCATCGTCAGCCTCTGTCAAGCGCACATCAGGCCAATTGTTCGCGGCAAGGCGAGGTGCAATGTTGAGTTCGGCGCCAAGATCTCACTTTCTGTCACCGATGAAGGATTTGCTTTCCTGGATCGGCTGAGCTTTGACCCCTACAACGAAGGGGAAGATCTGAAAGTTCAGGCCCAAGCCTATCGTCGTCGATACGGCTGCTATCCGGAGGTGATCTGCGCTGATCAGATCTACCGCACAAGATCAAATCGGGCATTCTGCCAGCGTCACGGCATTCGGCTGAGTGGGCCTCGTCTTGGTCGCCCGAAGAATGATCCGGAGTTGGTGGCAGCCGAGAGGCGGCAGTTCGTTGATGATCAAAGGCGGCGCAATGCTGTTGAAGGCAAGATCGGTCAAGGCAAGCGTCGCTATGGATTGGGATTGATCCGAGAGAAACTGCCGGCAACACAGGGTTCATCCATCGCGATGAATGTCCTGGTCATGAACCTCCAGAAGCTCCTGGAGCTTCTTTGTCTCTATTTTGTGCTCTGCTGGCAACTCTTGGTCTCCGCCGCACGGGCTCTGAGCTCCAGCAGCAGAGAGCTGAGTTGTCAGCTCAGCGGGGCCTGAGGATCACTCAGAGGTCGCCCGGGCAGGCTCATTGTGGTGCGCATTGCCCGCGGCTCACTTTCTCAGGAGGCCCCAAGTACGACGAATGGAGTTTCTATCGCAATCAGTTTCTGCGCATGCGGCCTGGCATTAAATCAGTAGACTTAATTGCGCTCAATCCCGATACAGCATGGATGATTGAGGTCAAGGACTACAGAGTTCATCGCAGAACGAAGATAGTTGACATCCATCAGGAGTTCGCCGAGAAAGTCCTGCACACACTTTCAGCACTGCTGCCTGCAAAGGCTAACGCCACTGACCTCACGGAAAGGAGGTTTGCCGCTGAGACTCTCAGACGAGGCCGGCTTAGACTTGTACTACATCTAGAGCAGCCGGCAAAACATTCAAAGTTGTTTCCAAGAGCCATCAACCCCGTAAATGTACAACTAAAACTCAGACAAGTGCTCAAGGCTATTGATCCTCATCCTATCGTTGCAGAGACTGGAAGGATGCATGGCCTAGTCTGGTCTGTTGCGTAGTGCGCCATTAAGCATTATCCCGCTTCTAGTGGACAACGGGAAGCAACCTTGGCTTGATAGGCATCTAACATCAAGATTCAGCGGGCGTGCGCACTGAGGTCTCAGTTAAATCTTTAAGACTCATCCACGCCGCTGATCTTGGGCGTTAGAGAGATGGGGGCACAGGCTGCCGAGGCAAAAAGAGGTATAGTCGACGTATAGCCGCCACCGAGGTATGCAGACGAAGGTCCAAAAGTGGGGGAACAGCCTTGGTGTGAGGATTCCACGCGGCTTGGCTGAGGAGGTTGGGTTGGGTGCCGGCACCGAGGTCAGCCTCACCGCGAAGGATGGTGAGCTGGTCCTGAGGCCCTCTGTGCCAAGCCGCTTCAAGCTTGCGGATCTTCTTGCAGAGGTCACGCCAGAGAACATCCACGCGTCTATTGATTCAGGGGATGCAGTAGGCGCCGAAGCATTCTGATGTCGTCCCACGTGCCCGATCGTGGTGATTTGGTATGGCTGGAGTTCACACCTCAAGCCGGGAGTGAACAGCGTGGTAGAAGG
This portion of the Cyanobium sp. NIES-981 genome encodes:
- a CDS encoding IS5 family transposase, whose product is MYRREHRDQLSFEDFFLPFGGKLSGDNRWIKLAELIPWDELEGDYAAQFCKGFGAPAKPFRMALGALIIKARMGLTDEELVEQIKENPYLQFFIGLEAFQYSAPFDPSMMVYFRKRLPDSVVNDCNERIVRHGLNVIRSSAVDEHDSSDGGGAGSAADQKIESKTPRPNQGSLLIDATCVPADIRHPTDLSLLNEGRELTETLIDAMYSQVRESFGHKPRTHRKQARQQFLAVAKKKRPRFLKIRKAIKQQLGHLKRNLANIDALTACGASLLAAGRHAYQKLLVVSELVRQQNILYRSDTRSIPARIVSLCQAHIRPIVRGKARCNVEFGAKISLSVTDEGFAFLDRLSFDPYNEGEDLKVQAQAYRRRYGCYPEVICADQIYRTRSNRAFCQRHGIRLSGPRLGRPKNDPELVAAERRQFVDDQRRRNAVEGKIGQGKRRYGLGLIREKLPATQGSSIAMNVLVMNLQKLLELLCLYFVLCWQLLVSAARALSSSSRELSCQLSGA
- a CDS encoding AbrB/MazE/SpoVT family DNA-binding domain-containing protein — its product is MQTKVQKWGNSLGVRIPRGLAEEVGLGAGTEVSLTAKDGELVLRPSVPSRFKLADLLAEVTPENIHASIDSGDAVGAEAF